One genomic region from Methanorbis furvi encodes:
- a CDS encoding DUF7411 family protein has translation MKAGVLYSGGKDSTLAAVLLARDYDVELITFVFDSSHAVPSIEAAAKATGFPWKTQAFASGFLDEIISMIVDDGHPANAINEIHRRSLCAIAQEYEVVADGTRRDDRVPMRTQSEVQSLEMKYGVSYMRPLLGIGKKEIIRLCEKSFEVAYGETGSIPNGDFESEIRAEMVQRGIDFTSLFPKNHEQSLIIRKKTGD, from the coding sequence ATGAAAGCGGGTGTGCTCTACAGCGGCGGCAAAGACAGTACTCTTGCCGCGGTTCTGCTTGCGCGGGACTATGACGTAGAGCTCATAACATTCGTGTTCGATTCCTCCCATGCTGTTCCATCCATAGAGGCGGCGGCAAAGGCAACCGGTTTTCCCTGGAAAACACAGGCCTTTGCGTCAGGTTTCCTTGACGAAATCATCAGCATGATTGTTGATGACGGGCATCCTGCAAATGCCATCAACGAAATCCACCGACGGTCTCTCTGTGCAATTGCGCAGGAATATGAGGTGGTCGCCGATGGAACCCGTCGTGATGACCGGGTTCCCATGCGGACACAGTCAGAAGTGCAGAGTCTTGAGATGAAGTACGGGGTCAGCTACATGCGGCCTCTGCTTGGCATAGGAAAAAAAGAGATCATCCGGTTGTGTGAAAAATCCTTTGAAGTCGCCTACGGCGAAACAGGATCAATTCCAAACGGAGATTTCGAAAGTGAGATCAGAGCCGAAATGGTTCAGCGAGGAATCGACTTTACGTCGCTCTTCCCGAAAAACCATGAACAGTCTCTGATAATTCGAAAAAAGACTGGTGATTAA
- a CDS encoding nucleoside-triphosphatase, with protein MRRHLFLTGDVQVGKSTILRRVLDELDVPVSGFLTMAVPGVEGCSDIFLVDAKNPTCSEKCHLAHRVPGKIPEVREEVFVAIGVPLLREAAPPLILMDELGWMESSSYAFQQAVFAVLDGNVPVLGVVRDKRLAFLDAVRDHPAVEVLVVTRENREEMVDMVRERVLRAMRDARGT; from the coding sequence ATGAGACGGCATCTGTTTCTAACCGGGGATGTGCAGGTTGGGAAGAGTACGATTTTGCGGCGGGTCTTGGATGAGCTTGATGTTCCGGTTTCCGGGTTTTTGACGATGGCGGTGCCGGGTGTCGAAGGCTGTTCGGATATTTTTCTGGTTGATGCGAAGAATCCGACTTGTTCAGAAAAATGTCATCTTGCCCATCGCGTGCCGGGAAAAATACCTGAGGTGCGTGAGGAGGTGTTTGTCGCTATCGGAGTTCCGCTTCTTCGGGAGGCCGCGCCCCCTCTTATTTTGATGGATGAGCTTGGGTGGATGGAGAGTTCGTCGTATGCGTTTCAGCAGGCTGTGTTTGCGGTGCTGGATGGAAATGTGCCGGTTTTAGGCGTTGTGCGGGATAAGCGGCTTGCTTTTTTGGACGCTGTGCGGGATCATCCCGCAGTTGAGGTGCTTGTGGTGACGCGGGAGAATCGGGAGGAGATGGTTGATATGGTGAGGGAGAGGGTGTTGAGGGCGATGCGGGATGCTCGGGGAACCTGA
- a CDS encoding 30S ribosomal protein S19e: protein MTTVFDIPANDLIAKVADELKNESAIKAPEWSEYVKTGVHKQMPPENPDWWYIRSAAVLRRIYVDGPIGVERMRSVYGGMQDNGSKPSHFRKGSGSIARKVMQQLEAAGFIEKVTGGRNVSAKGRKFLDNIAYSLKEEAVKAAPGLEKY, encoded by the coding sequence ATGACTACAGTATTTGATATCCCGGCCAACGATCTCATTGCAAAGGTCGCCGACGAACTCAAGAACGAGTCCGCAATCAAGGCACCCGAGTGGTCCGAGTACGTAAAGACGGGAGTACACAAACAGATGCCGCCGGAAAACCCGGACTGGTGGTATATCCGTTCCGCAGCAGTGCTGCGTCGTATCTATGTTGACGGCCCGATTGGCGTTGAGCGCATGCGCTCCGTTTACGGTGGTATGCAGGACAATGGTTCCAAACCGTCCCACTTCAGAAAGGGAAGCGGCAGCATTGCCCGCAAAGTAATGCAGCAGCTTGAGGCAGCAGGTTTCATTGAGAAAGTTACCGGCGGCCGCAACGTTTCCGCAAAAGGCCGCAAGTTCCTTGACAACATCGCCTACTCCTTAAAGGAAGAAGCAGTCAAGGCAGCCCCCGGTCTTGAGAAGTACTAA
- a CDS encoding YhbY family RNA-binding protein — translation MPNPSDTESYIQTLKPTIWVGKNGCTDDLVEETRRQLDARKVIKIKWLQSSDMDEAEILELAARTSAEVLDSRGRMVVLGAKNRGRLPVVTPAKGKKPVKKQSARDRIKSFYLEKK, via the coding sequence GTGCCCAATCCATCAGATACCGAATCCTATATTCAAACATTAAAACCCACCATCTGGGTCGGCAAAAACGGCTGTACCGACGATCTCGTCGAGGAGACACGCCGCCAGCTTGATGCGCGCAAAGTAATCAAGATCAAATGGCTTCAGAGCTCGGACATGGACGAGGCTGAGATCCTTGAACTTGCCGCGAGGACATCTGCCGAAGTTCTCGACTCCCGCGGGCGAATGGTGGTGCTCGGGGCAAAGAATCGCGGCAGACTTCCGGTAGTAACTCCTGCAAAAGGAAAGAAACCTGTGAAAAAACAGTCCGCACGTGACCGGATCAAATCATTCTATCTTGAGAAAAAATAA
- a CDS encoding molybdopterin-binding protein, with protein sequence MAMKRYLHQITVDEALAVIRSIPPHTTVRRVPIVESVGHRLAQSLYAEYSVPEVPVSAMDGFAVKSSQTIKAGDQTPLSLKNFARVNTGNVIPKEFDAVVRVEDVWFDGDDPDAITIRKSVNPGTNVRPVGEDIKAGQLILPAGTLIRPFDIGAIASYGFTHVSVRSVSVGILPTGNELIMPGERPAPGQVVESNTTMAESYLRQFGVDVIRYPPVVDNPVLIRGALEKILSENDIAIVSAGSSAGTKDFTAKVIGELGELLFHGVAVKPAKPAMLGIAGKKPIFGLPGYPLSAQTVLRIFVRELLEAWGWKGPEHKTINVRLGDSISSEGGIDEFSLHAAAKVGSEYAAIPQSRGASVQMTGVRSNVIIRIPYGVEGFEAGEVVPALLSAPTEELDRTVLIAGVYDPAIEALTELAVKKDIRIRTGNFNGLSGLMLLLKNACHLVCITDTADLAVLGDLPIVQKKLTKNATLVCRKEMENDPLTKTVLELADSTEFRKKLSRS encoded by the coding sequence ATGGCAATGAAACGATACCTACACCAGATAACCGTCGACGAAGCACTCGCGGTCATCAGAAGCATCCCGCCGCACACCACCGTGCGCCGCGTTCCGATCGTTGAATCAGTTGGTCACAGGCTCGCGCAGTCCCTCTACGCCGAGTACTCGGTTCCCGAGGTTCCGGTATCTGCGATGGACGGCTTTGCGGTCAAATCATCGCAGACTATCAAAGCAGGTGACCAGACACCGCTCTCCCTCAAAAATTTCGCACGGGTCAACACCGGAAACGTCATCCCCAAAGAGTTCGACGCAGTCGTCCGCGTCGAAGATGTCTGGTTTGACGGAGACGATCCTGATGCAATCACCATCCGGAAATCCGTCAACCCGGGAACAAATGTTCGGCCTGTCGGCGAAGACATCAAAGCAGGTCAGCTCATCCTTCCTGCCGGAACCCTCATCCGCCCATTTGATATTGGCGCGATCGCCTCGTATGGATTCACGCATGTCAGCGTCAGATCCGTCTCGGTTGGAATCCTCCCGACCGGCAACGAACTCATCATGCCGGGTGAGAGGCCGGCCCCCGGTCAGGTCGTTGAAAGCAACACCACCATGGCAGAATCCTACCTCCGCCAGTTCGGCGTTGATGTCATCCGCTACCCTCCGGTCGTCGACAACCCGGTTCTCATCCGGGGCGCACTCGAAAAAATTCTCTCAGAAAACGACATCGCTATCGTCTCTGCCGGATCCTCTGCCGGCACCAAAGACTTCACCGCAAAAGTCATCGGCGAACTCGGCGAACTTCTCTTCCACGGTGTCGCCGTCAAACCGGCAAAACCTGCTATGCTTGGCATCGCCGGAAAGAAACCGATCTTCGGACTGCCCGGCTACCCGCTCTCTGCCCAGACTGTTCTCCGCATTTTTGTCCGCGAACTGCTCGAAGCATGGGGATGGAAAGGACCTGAACACAAGACCATCAACGTCAGACTCGGCGACTCCATCTCATCCGAAGGCGGCATTGATGAGTTCAGTCTTCACGCAGCAGCAAAAGTCGGCAGCGAGTACGCTGCAATCCCTCAGTCACGGGGCGCAAGCGTCCAGATGACTGGTGTTCGGTCGAATGTGATCATACGAATTCCGTACGGTGTCGAAGGATTTGAAGCAGGAGAAGTTGTGCCTGCCCTCCTCTCCGCCCCGACCGAGGAACTCGACCGAACCGTTTTGATTGCAGGTGTCTATGATCCCGCAATCGAAGCGCTCACCGAACTTGCCGTCAAAAAAGACATCCGCATCAGAACCGGCAACTTCAACGGACTCTCAGGACTCATGCTTCTGCTGAAGAACGCCTGCCATCTCGTCTGTATCACCGACACGGCCGACCTCGCTGTGCTCGGCGACCTGCCAATTGTGCAGAAGAAACTCACCAAAAATGCGACTCTGGTCTGCCGCAAAGAAATGGAGAACGATCCTCTCACGAAAACTGTGCTCGAACTTGCAGACTCAACAGAGTTCAGGAAAAAACTCTCCCGCTCCTGA
- a CDS encoding 50S ribosomal protein L39e, with the protein MSKLTKSRKIRLAKATQQNRRVPAWVMIKTKRNVVSHPCRRNWRRSTLKV; encoded by the coding sequence ATGAGCAAACTTACCAAAAGCCGTAAGATTCGTCTTGCAAAGGCAACTCAGCAGAACCGCCGTGTTCCTGCCTGGGTCATGATCAAAACCAAGCGCAATGTTGTGTCTCACCCATGCAGACGCAACTGGAGACGCAGCACTCTGAAGGTGTAA
- a CDS encoding translation initiation factor IF-6, translated as MDHTLSLNGDPNIGVFARVFEDIAFVPIDSPEEFGSKIAEALDVEVIPTFIQGSSVIGLLLTGNSRGFVVSGLIHDSELELLQEYGDVLLLGEEMNAAGNVILTNDSFAVVHPDMSSAMRKMVSEFLKVETVPMSFGGVGTVGMVGACTNAGVLLPARSAPSELEHLESSLPTADISVGTGSVNMGSNLIGTGLLVNSKGYLAGNATTGFELGRIEDVFGFL; from the coding sequence ATGGACCACACCCTGTCACTGAATGGCGACCCGAACATCGGCGTCTTTGCCCGTGTCTTTGAAGACATTGCGTTTGTTCCAATAGACTCCCCCGAGGAGTTCGGATCAAAAATAGCGGAAGCTCTTGATGTCGAGGTTATTCCAACCTTTATTCAAGGATCATCCGTTATCGGTCTTCTTCTCACCGGCAATTCCCGCGGATTTGTTGTTTCCGGTCTCATTCACGATTCAGAACTTGAACTTCTGCAGGAGTACGGCGATGTCTTACTCCTCGGCGAAGAGATGAATGCGGCAGGGAACGTAATTCTTACCAATGATTCATTCGCAGTTGTGCATCCTGACATGTCGTCAGCGATGCGCAAGATGGTCAGTGAGTTCCTGAAAGTTGAGACTGTTCCCATGTCTTTTGGCGGTGTCGGAACGGTTGGTATGGTAGGAGCCTGCACGAATGCAGGGGTACTGCTGCCGGCCCGAAGCGCACCATCAGAGCTGGAACATCTTGAGAGCAGTCTTCCGACAGCGGACATTTCGGTTGGAACGGGTTCAGTAAATATGGGATCCAATCTGATCGGAACTGGTTTGCTCGTGAACAGCAAGGGTTATCTGGCAGGAAACGCTACCACGGGTTTTGAACTCGGTAGAATTGAAGATGTATTTGGATTTCTGTGA
- a CDS encoding 50S ribosomal protein L31e, with the protein MVEAQKEQVYVIPLRDVKRVPCYKRANAAIKDIRGYLEHHMKSDDVKLDKSINEAVWARGSQKPPRRIRVRAMKFEDGQVQAELAEE; encoded by the coding sequence ATGGTAGAAGCACAAAAGGAACAGGTATATGTAATTCCGCTCCGTGATGTCAAGCGCGTGCCATGCTACAAGCGTGCAAACGCAGCAATCAAAGACATCCGCGGCTACCTTGAGCATCACATGAAAAGTGATGACGTTAAGCTCGACAAGAGCATTAACGAAGCTGTCTGGGCACGCGGATCCCAGAAACCGCCAAGACGTATTCGTGTTCGCGCTATGAAGTTCGAAGACGGACAGGTCCAGGCAGAACTTGCTGAGGAATAA
- a CDS encoding ABC transporter permease translates to MSQARTKHHHASRIGTKAIVAGLIFLFLIFITIPLVSLFTRVSPEDFITALSSPLARDALSLSLITATFSTIVVVILGTPLAYVNARYSYPGRDIVDTLTDLPIVLPPTVAGLALLMAFGRNGLLGQYLNVFGIQIAFTTLAVVIAQIFVASPFFIRQARSSFEAVDPNYEAASRTLGATPIQTFFKVTLPLAASSLLSGIIMTFARALGEFGATLMFAGNFQGKTQTMPLAIYSELQSDMAVSIALAILLVVFSFAIILAVKYIGRKENAYA, encoded by the coding sequence ATGAGTCAGGCACGCACAAAACATCATCACGCTTCCCGCATCGGAACAAAAGCGATTGTTGCCGGACTCATCTTTCTGTTTCTTATTTTTATTACCATTCCCTTAGTCTCGCTGTTTACGCGGGTCAGTCCGGAAGATTTCATCACGGCTCTTTCCAGCCCTCTCGCACGCGATGCCCTCTCACTCAGTTTGATCACGGCAACATTCAGTACGATTGTGGTGGTAATTCTCGGAACGCCTCTTGCGTATGTGAACGCCCGTTACTCGTATCCCGGCCGGGATATTGTTGATACCTTAACCGATCTGCCGATTGTTTTGCCGCCAACGGTCGCAGGTCTTGCACTTCTGATGGCGTTTGGGAGAAACGGTCTGTTGGGCCAGTACCTGAACGTGTTTGGTATCCAGATTGCGTTTACGACACTTGCGGTCGTGATCGCCCAGATATTTGTTGCGTCGCCGTTTTTCATTCGTCAGGCGCGGTCGAGTTTTGAGGCGGTGGATCCAAACTATGAAGCGGCCTCACGGACGCTTGGAGCAACACCGATTCAAACATTTTTCAAGGTGACGCTTCCGCTTGCGGCAAGTTCGCTGTTGTCAGGTATTATCATGACGTTTGCCAGAGCTCTCGGCGAGTTTGGTGCGACGCTGATGTTTGCCGGAAACTTTCAAGGAAAAACCCAGACGATGCCGCTCGCTATCTACAGCGAGCTGCAAAGTGATATGGCGGTTTCGATTGCGCTGGCAATTCTTCTGGTGGTGTTTTCGTTCGCGATCATTTTGGCAGTGAAGTATATCGGGCGAAAGGAGAATGCGTATGCTTGA
- a CDS encoding ABC transporter ATP-binding protein, protein MLEGSFSAQLRDFDLNVENFTVRDGETLALIGENGAGKSTVLRILSGILKPASGKISLNGRTLYDSNARVLLPPEDRRIGYMFQNYALFPHMTAKENIAYGLKVQNASQTDIDARVGELCERMGLSEVADQRVTRMSGGQRQKTALARALAPKPELLLLDEPLSALDVRTQEQMRRELASVIRAEQIPCILVTHSLVDALSFANRIAVIERGRIVASGLPEEMIHNPINGFMSTFSENLNLFRGKVVVNRSGVVCVDVGGVKIRAATALSGTVSVGIRPEELIISRERFVSSAINSFTGMITKIEDTGLYRLVHVDIGIPLAASVTQQSIERLGLATGQTVAVTFKATAVQVFI, encoded by the coding sequence ATGCTTGAAGGATCGTTTTCTGCGCAGCTTCGTGATTTCGATCTGAACGTAGAAAACTTCACGGTGAGAGATGGCGAAACGCTTGCTTTGATCGGGGAGAACGGGGCAGGTAAGTCAACGGTTCTGCGAATTCTCTCCGGCATTCTAAAACCTGCGTCAGGAAAGATTTCGCTGAACGGCCGCACTCTCTATGATTCAAATGCCCGCGTTCTTCTGCCGCCCGAGGATCGCAGAATCGGGTATATGTTCCAGAACTATGCGCTATTTCCGCATATGACGGCGAAGGAGAATATTGCATATGGCCTCAAAGTGCAGAATGCGTCACAAACTGATATCGATGCCCGTGTTGGTGAACTCTGCGAGCGGATGGGGCTTTCGGAGGTTGCGGATCAGCGGGTGACGAGGATGTCAGGTGGTCAGCGCCAGAAGACAGCACTTGCCCGCGCTCTTGCACCAAAGCCTGAGCTGCTGCTCTTGGATGAGCCGCTTTCTGCACTTGATGTTCGGACGCAGGAACAGATGCGAAGAGAGCTTGCGTCCGTTATCCGGGCTGAGCAGATCCCCTGTATTCTGGTGACGCATTCACTCGTCGACGCTCTTTCGTTTGCGAACCGTATTGCGGTGATTGAGCGGGGCAGAATTGTTGCGTCAGGTCTGCCGGAAGAGATGATTCATAATCCGATTAACGGGTTTATGTCGACGTTTTCGGAGAATCTGAATCTGTTCCGGGGAAAGGTCGTGGTCAACCGCAGCGGAGTTGTCTGTGTGGATGTTGGGGGCGTGAAGATTCGTGCGGCTACCGCACTTTCCGGAACGGTGAGCGTTGGCATCCGGCCTGAGGAGTTAATCATCTCCCGCGAGCGGTTTGTGTCGAGTGCAATCAACTCGTTTACAGGAATGATCACAAAGATCGAGGATACCGGACTTTACCGGCTTGTGCATGTGGATATCGGCATTCCACTTGCAGCGTCCGTGACGCAGCAGAGTATTGAGAGACTTGGTCTTGCGACCGGCCAGACGGTTGCGGTGACGTTTAAGGCGACTGCTGTTCAGGTGTTTATCTGA
- the pfdA gene encoding prefoldin subunit alpha — protein MASNVNQANLEQEVQALRSYAAEYSQQFDLLSQQLRFIETARAEALASVEALEALAAADGEVSTLLSLGGGVSVRATVTDTKRMLVGIGAGVTVEKSTEDALSFLRDRITEMDASGKRLSESLGKLQSQMSAVEQRMQEIYASAQKQIR, from the coding sequence ATGGCGAGTAATGTAAATCAGGCAAATCTGGAACAGGAGGTACAAGCCCTCCGTTCCTATGCCGCAGAGTATTCCCAGCAGTTTGATCTTCTTTCCCAGCAGTTGCGTTTCATCGAGACGGCACGTGCTGAGGCTCTTGCGTCAGTTGAGGCACTTGAGGCTCTCGCCGCAGCAGATGGTGAAGTTTCCACACTTCTCAGTCTTGGCGGCGGCGTGTCGGTTCGTGCAACTGTTACGGACACGAAGAGGATGCTTGTTGGGATTGGCGCAGGAGTTACGGTTGAGAAGTCAACCGAGGATGCACTTTCCTTCCTGCGCGACCGGATCACCGAGATGGATGCATCCGGCAAACGGCTTTCCGAATCTCTGGGAAAACTGCAGAGTCAGATGTCAGCGGTGGAGCAGCGTATGCAGGAGATTTATGCTTCTGCACAGAAGCAGATCCGCTGA
- the rpl18a gene encoding 50S ribosomal protein L18Ae, which produces MPKFEVKGTFKNDGQMKPYTKTVDAPSERLAGEFTLATIGSKHRLERKYITVDSVKAVNGE; this is translated from the coding sequence ATGCCGAAATTTGAGGTTAAGGGCACGTTCAAAAATGATGGACAGATGAAGCCCTACACAAAGACAGTCGATGCACCAAGCGAGCGTCTTGCAGGAGAGTTCACTCTTGCAACGATTGGCAGCAAGCACCGGCTCGAGCGCAAATATATTACCGTTGATTCTGTAAAGGCTGTCAATGGCGAGTAA
- a CDS encoding DNA-binding protein, with the protein MGDDELADIRRQRMMQLQQQQMAEQEQVQRQQAMQAQIQNVLMQAMEPEARERLNTIRLAKPEFAASIEQQIVALAQSGRLRQKITDAQLKQLLTQIVPQKKEFNIRRVG; encoded by the coding sequence ATGGGAGACGATGAACTCGCAGATATCCGCCGGCAGCGCATGATGCAGCTCCAGCAGCAGCAGATGGCAGAACAGGAACAAGTACAGCGTCAGCAGGCAATGCAGGCGCAGATTCAGAATGTTCTCATGCAGGCAATGGAACCTGAAGCCCGCGAGCGGCTCAACACAATCAGACTCGCCAAACCCGAGTTTGCCGCATCAATCGAGCAGCAGATCGTCGCTCTCGCCCAGTCAGGCCGCCTGCGTCAGAAAATAACCGATGCACAACTCAAACAGCTGCTCACCCAGATTGTTCCGCAGAAAAAGGAATTCAATATCCGCAGGGTCGGATGA
- the modA gene encoding molybdate ABC transporter substrate-binding protein, with amino-acid sequence MRLNKPFIFTALMVCVVLTVAMAGCIGTTTPEEQPVEIDVYAAASLTGVMTELGNKFMEENKNIKVNFNFAGSQTLKTQILEGADADLYISANNAQFTPVVDAGLIGEKKILLKNKLAIAVPKANSKNITDLAGMAEKNVVLVIGNKDVPFGQYTRDIINKYQNDSHDGYVDAFMANVKSEVDAVDKVKPLLVLDEADASLVYKSDISKADKDDITLIELPDNYNVIADYPYGIINTTKNPEAVKAFESYMTGPVGTALLKDYGFDPVAA; translated from the coding sequence ATGAGACTGAACAAACCTTTCATTTTCACAGCACTGATGGTGTGTGTAGTGCTGACTGTTGCCATGGCCGGCTGTATCGGAACAACGACTCCTGAAGAGCAACCGGTTGAAATCGACGTCTATGCCGCAGCATCGCTGACCGGTGTCATGACAGAACTCGGCAACAAGTTCATGGAAGAGAACAAGAACATCAAAGTCAACTTCAACTTCGCCGGAAGCCAGACCTTAAAGACCCAGATTCTTGAAGGCGCTGACGCTGATCTCTACATCTCGGCAAACAACGCACAGTTCACGCCGGTTGTTGACGCAGGCCTCATTGGCGAGAAGAAGATCCTTCTCAAAAACAAACTCGCAATCGCTGTCCCGAAAGCAAACAGCAAGAACATCACTGACCTTGCCGGCATGGCAGAAAAAAACGTCGTGCTCGTAATCGGTAACAAAGATGTTCCGTTCGGCCAGTACACCCGCGATATCATCAACAAGTACCAGAACGACAGTCACGATGGCTACGTTGACGCATTCATGGCAAACGTAAAGTCAGAAGTTGACGCAGTCGACAAAGTCAAGCCGCTGCTTGTCCTCGACGAAGCAGATGCATCCCTTGTCTACAAGTCTGACATCTCCAAAGCAGACAAAGATGATATCACTTTAATTGAACTCCCAGACAACTACAATGTAATTGCAGACTACCCGTACGGTATCATCAACACAACGAAAAACCCTGAAGCAGTGAAGGCATTCGAGTCCTATATGACGGGACCTGTTGGAACCGCACTTCTGAAGGACTACGGATTTGATCCGGTAGCCGCATAA
- the glp gene encoding gephyrin-like molybdotransferase Glp, translating into MRFLRLQTAAAAEEALLALTKILPEELIPLDKTCGRILSCSITAPENIPGFDRSVKDGYAVRSADTLGAAEQKPKILRLTGKILMGQNNSGFLDEKTAKYIPTGGVMPEGADAVVMQESAELAGDLVMIKTPVNPGADVLGKDEDFAKDQNIFPAGTKLTAQAAGVLAAFGIDPVPVIRQPKIGIISTGNELIAPNEKLELGKIRDTNSTLLQSFVIEAGGIPAFYGIIPDIAEALKNVLERAVAECDAVILSGGSSKDERDVTANVIAELGTIHVHGVSIAPGKPTIIGSISGKPILGLPGHPASTYMIATVFAKPMIQKMTGDQTRDRIVPAKLSMSFPSEKGREDLIRIKILPDGSAEPVLGKSGLLNTLIHSDGYIRIPAGLDGCEAGETVEVHLWQ; encoded by the coding sequence ATGAGATTTCTCAGGCTGCAAACCGCAGCCGCAGCAGAGGAGGCACTCCTCGCCCTCACGAAAATTCTCCCCGAAGAACTGATACCCTTAGACAAAACCTGCGGCAGAATCCTCTCTTGTTCAATCACCGCCCCCGAAAACATCCCGGGATTTGACCGTTCAGTCAAAGACGGCTATGCCGTCCGCTCCGCAGACACTCTCGGAGCAGCCGAACAAAAACCAAAAATTCTCAGACTCACCGGAAAAATCCTGATGGGCCAGAACAACTCAGGATTTCTTGACGAAAAAACCGCCAAATACATCCCGACCGGAGGAGTTATGCCAGAGGGTGCAGACGCAGTTGTCATGCAGGAAAGCGCCGAACTCGCAGGCGACCTCGTCATGATCAAAACCCCTGTCAACCCAGGTGCAGACGTCCTTGGTAAGGACGAAGACTTCGCCAAAGATCAGAACATATTTCCAGCTGGAACAAAACTCACCGCCCAGGCAGCAGGAGTTCTCGCCGCATTTGGTATCGATCCGGTACCCGTCATCCGCCAACCGAAAATCGGTATCATCTCAACCGGCAACGAACTCATAGCACCAAACGAAAAACTCGAACTTGGAAAAATCCGCGACACCAACAGCACCCTTCTCCAGTCCTTCGTCATTGAAGCAGGAGGGATTCCTGCGTTCTACGGAATCATCCCTGACATTGCAGAAGCACTCAAAAACGTTCTCGAACGGGCAGTGGCCGAGTGCGACGCAGTCATCCTCTCCGGCGGCAGCTCCAAAGACGAACGCGACGTCACCGCCAACGTCATCGCAGAACTTGGCACAATCCACGTCCACGGCGTCTCAATCGCGCCAGGCAAACCAACCATAATCGGTTCAATATCCGGTAAACCCATCCTCGGTCTCCCCGGTCACCCAGCCTCAACCTACATGATCGCAACCGTCTTTGCAAAACCCATGATTCAGAAGATGACCGGGGACCAGACCCGCGACCGAATTGTTCCTGCAAAACTTTCCATGAGTTTTCCCTCGGAAAAAGGACGCGAAGACCTGATCAGAATCAAAATATTACCGGACGGAAGCGCCGAGCCGGTCCTTGGCAAATCCGGACTCCTCAACACCCTCATTCACAGCGACGGCTACATCCGCATCCCCGCAGGCCTCGACGGATGCGAAGCCGGCGAAACCGTGGAGGTTCACTTATGGCAATGA